ctaGTAATTAGTATAAAAATGCTAGTATGCAAACTATAAAAGATTTGGGAATAGGGAACTTACATTTGAGGGATAAAGGACACTTAGAATCAGATGtttcaataaaatttgatttaaataaatcttGTGGAAATGGTTTTTTAATCGGTGAGGTTAATCAAGGCAACGAGTTTCCATATTAAGCTTTCTTTGGCTTACCTAACAGTCTTGTTCCCGTTTATCTACActcatcatccaacttataAACATTCAAGTGGAGCGAGGCATTTGACGTACATTACCGTGACATGGACTTCAATTCAATTCCGGCCTGAATGGATCAAATACTAGTCCTGATCAATATAAGAATTGGTATTTAATGCAGAAAAATTCACAATTATTTACTGGCTATACATTTTTCCGAGTTCAAGCACACGCATAATTTCTGCAATCCTTTCACTTTAACATTCAAAACAAAGTGAGCATAACAACTTCCAGTCAAATCGTTCTTATATTCCCACAAAATCTCCAACACACGTACATAATCGGTTATCGACTACCAATTACTACTCCTCACAGTATAACTTCATAACCAACATGCCTTTTCTTGGAGGTGAAATCATGCCTCATATAAAACCAAATGCAGGATCAACACCAAAGTGATTCACTACTGGGAATGATCCCGGCAAAATTTCAAGAGATGCTGCCTTCATAACTCAAAAGTTTTGTAGAAAATCTCGGAATCAAgtaagaaataaacaaaaaacttCGAGGACAAAAGGTTctcaaaaagtcattttcccaCTGCACTGCATATAAATTTTCTAGTATCTTAGCACAGGGTCAACCCACCTGAAATATCTAAAGCATCAGTGCAGATACATTCAGAGATTCAAACATCAGAACATCATCATGTTGCgtgaagaaaacaatgaaacaacaaaagaatagaTCGAAAATAGAACCAATGCTTTCGCTTGGTagtttagaaaaatcaatcatttttgctTCTCTCAATCAAATAACAGATGCAACCACATAAAATGATTTATGAGGATCTCATACAGGAATTAAAATGTTGCcccaaaaattatatatatccCCTCGATCGCTTGCTGTCAACTCAACTTGATCAAGATCTAACCGAGAGCTCCCGGGGCAAAATGGGGCTCTCAAACCATATCATGAATTCTAAAACCATCTAAACAATCTTGACACTTAGCCCTGCCTTCTCGAATCAAGTTGTGCAACTCAAATGAAATTGGCCCTCTTTAAGAATCTAATTGTTCTACAAAGAATATGGCCATATTGACTCAATAAAATCCAAATACCACTCCAGCAACCACTCTTGCAATTCTTTGAGTTTCCTTCTAGAAAGCTCCTTGTAGTCCAAGTTCTTTACATCCACCATAGGTTGCCAGACACGAGAACATACGTCTTCTTTTAGCTTCCCGTTTACGACATATTGATAAGCAGTGAGGTAGTACACAAGCAAGTTCTTAACTACTTTAACTGCCGCTTGAAAGTGAACAAATAAAGTGCCCACAATCCTCGAACAGCTTGACATAGAGGGCAACGAGGAGTGGCCCCCTGGATCCACAAAGGGGTCAGCTCCTTTGAAACTTCACTCCCATAGGTCACATTAATAGCCGGTACAAAGGAGCACTGCCAATAcaacataattagaaaaatgaggATAAATCTCTGTAATGGCTCATCAGACACTATCGAGCATGAGTCCACTTGCCATAAGCAATTTTAAGTCAAAGAATTAATATGGTTTACAGAATTTATATGATTTACAAACAAAATCAAGGGAAAGAACAGTTCTAGTTCtaacaattccaaaatcaagcatGAGTCCCACCAATTTcttattgttattatttctGTTTTTCTCGGGGGTTGTTTCAAAATTCATCTCAAATTATGATAAATCTTAGCTCTGTATAACATCTCTTTCTATTATATCtacaatatatatcaaataattttagttgaaatattatccATCACTGCTATGTTTCACAGATTGTCCTATTAAGCAAAAACAGATTTCTGATATCAACAGTCCGTTGACCTTCagcagaaagaaaaaaggtgcCCATcgttcctttctcttttcccgTTGTAAAAATGATCTCTATTCCCCACCCCCACCGAGAAACAGAGCAACCCGGATGAAATCTACCTAAGAACTTGCAGCACAAACACCAACCATTCGCAATCGCTCTCACATTCCCCACCCCACCGAGAAACATAGCAGCCCAGACTCGCAGCACAAACACCAACCGTTCGTTTGCAAAGCACAAGCACAGAACAAGCACAAAACAACCAAGAAAGAGGTGAAAAGGGAATGATCGATCGAACCTCGTGAGGAATCGAAAGCAGAAAGGGGCGACGGCGACTGGATCCGCAGAATCGAGAGCGGAAGGGGACGCGGACGAAGATGGGCGACAGAgatgggcgacggcgacggcgactggaGTTGGGCGACCCCGATCCGCGGAATCGAGAGTGGAAGGGGACGCGGACGAAGAtgggcgacggcggcggtggccggAGATGGGCGACGGCGAGAGATGGGCGACGGAGACGGCTGCTGGAGTTGGGCGACGACGACGGCTACCGGGTGATGGCGACCGGAGCGTGATTGGGGACGCGGACGGACGAGGCGGGTCCGACGGGATGACCGGAGCAAATTGGCCGGTCGAgatgagcggcgacggcgagatgAGCGGCGACGGTGAGGATGAACAGCTTCGGAGTCGCTAGGGTTTTTGGTTGAGGTGAGGAGAAGGAATGGGAAAGCAACGATAGTGAGGAGAGAAGGAGTCGAGTCTGCTTAAGGAAGGAGGTGGATGGataagaaacaatttctatttctacttcagaaatagagaagctaaaatttttagcttctgatttctcctccaaaacaatttctgaaacagaaatctgtttcagaaatagagaaatcaatttgtgttaccaaacggattgcTTTCCAAACCCGTTCCGGGGAacgagaaatagagaaattgagaaacataaattttaccatgcgcagccttagCAGCTACGGAGGTTGCCTATGATGAATCGTCGCACGGATTTTACATTAATagcaaagattttttttttttttttcatgttggtAATATCTTGTAATGAATTAGAAAGTTTCAGGTATttttgttagagaaatctagaaCCTAAACTCAATTGCACATCACAACTTGGCCATGTTTAGGAGTATTGACaaagagtaaatgtgtcactcgTATATAACTTGGGGTATTTAGTGTAAAAAcgtagtttgaaataaatttatcataaatgtactaatttgcagtttttcgtgatattaactctATGAATTTCCAAATGGACTTACCATATCACCATATTACGTCACCACATGCTAATGgcaaaaaattgatgaaaaaatgaagagtaaatttgtcatgaacgTTTCGCCGGTTTCAGTTTGGGATATTATATGGGTGAAAagttaatttaggataaatttgtcatatatgtatcaatttggagtcTTTTATAGTATTAATATGGTAGGGTCTCATTATTAATTCCAACTCGGGAATTGGTGGTCATTTGATTAAATCTTATAATTTATGTAAATTGCTCAGAGCTGAAATCAATGACATATGTCGAAGGTCCAGACTTAGttggtttaggatttttctaaGTAATTTAGCGTCTGTtcgaacgaaaaaaaaaagaaagtaatttaGTTTCTGTGTTCCCGCGttcatattataaaaaatatgtaAAACTGTAACTTATTTTACTGAGAATTCTGAATAGCTTTGCCgttattgaaataaaaaagatgacaaAAGCCAAATCATTTGATGCTTAAGGAGTCATTAAAAAAAGTACATGCTTGACATGAAAATAAGTTTTGGTATGTGTATGTAGTGTCTCAGTGATTAAATGGGAATACGTTATAAATAAGAAGAGTGGGAGAGGTGATCATTTGCAATAATTGCTCTCAGTTGTTTTTATAAGATCTCGTACATGATACGCAACGTTGGATTTGAGCCGTAATGCTAATGTGTCAAAAGTCTCTTCACATGATATAGGCAATGTCCAAGATACAAATTGATCATAAGCTTGCATGTCACGAGGCTAGAAGTTGCAAAAGAAATATTCACAAAGGTTCAAATGAGATACTTTCGACCGCTTATTGCTCTTAGTGTAAAAGAggattattaaattaatatctccaTCATGTGTGCACGACGCAAAAGCTCTCatcttttgtttgattcatcGAACAATGAGTTCCGATATTTCTTTGAGAAAGGTGGACTCTATCCCTTGGTTCGACACCAGTTGGCTCTGATAACAAAACTTCTTTTGGCGTATTGTAAAGAGGAATAGTTAAGGAGAAGAGTGTGGAAGGTTGCCTACTTTACTTCGTTGAGATTTGGGATTCGAGTTTAAGCATTACATCTCGCATTGGACTCTCCaaggagaaaaaagaacttgaagaaaaagaatgaatcaAAGAACAATGCAACAGCTAATCCAAAATTGCACTTGGACAGGGAAAACGAAATTGGAAAAATCAACACTTGGGAAGATcggctggcggcggcggcaacttTTGCTTCCGACCCTTTCCGTCCATGACGACCCATGCCATCTTCAGCCCCCAGCTCGTGTGAACCTCCAAGTGACAGTGCATGAACCACACTCCTACAAATTCGCACATGATTCCATCATTAGAGATGATTGTGAGTTTTATATCACCGTTCATAAAAGTTGTGTATCTCTATAACGTTACTTTCCATAGCAAATAAAACCTTCTTGAGCTACATACTAGCATTGTGCATGGAAAATAGTATGTTCACCTGGATTATCTGCAAGAAACCGGATGGCCACCCAACCACCAGATGGTACGCCGACCGTGTTCCTCTCCACCGGGTCGACCAGATTAAAATTCTTGGGGTCCCTCTTCGGCTTGAAGTTCCCGAAGCCCTGTCCCACCACGAAAAAGTTGAATCCATGGAGGTGAAGAGGGTGGCTCTCCGCACCGATGATGCTCGTATCCTGCATCACCAGCTCCACGGTCGTGTTGAACGGCAGGACCACCACCTTCGTGCCGCTAGTCACCAACATATTGCTCGGTGGCGTACCCGTGTAGTTGAACTTGAAAGGTGGTTTGGTGGGGAAATCAGTAGTGTAAACCCCATTGGACTGCTTGAAGAAGTGAGCTTGGAGTAAGGCCGTGCTTGGCATCACGAAGGAGACGTTGTTTATTGAGGCCGCAAACATGGTGTTGTTCGGACCTTGGCAGGTTTGGTTTTTCGGGCACGGGTTTACTCCTAGGCCGACGGTGAAGAAGAACTTCTTGTCCACGGTTTGGGGCACTTTTGCTGGGAACCGAGCAGTGTTTAAGCTACGTAACTTTTGGGCGAATTTCATGGCGAATGCCGTGTCGTTGAACTTCGGTAGGGTTGGCTTGAGGATAGGGAGTTTGGATGCTTTAGGTTTCGAGGGTGAAGAGGGCTTAGCGTATTCGAGGAATCCAGTGACGGTGGTGTTGTCAAAGGCACCGGGGCCGGTGGCATAGGGCCGAGCCGCCATGACGAATGTGACATTCGGGGCCTTGGATTTTGCACGGAGCAGGACGTTGGTGGTCTGTCCCGGGGTTATGAGCACTGTGTGGGTCTTGAAGGGCTTCACATAAACTGCGTCGGTTTCTACGATGGTGAGCGTGTGGTTCGCAATGCTGAAGAAGAGCTCATCGTTGAGGACGGCGTTGATAAGGCGAAGGAGGTAGGTCTTTCCGGGCTTAACTTTGAGCTTGAACGTATCTGATCAAGATGTcacaaaaagtttataactaatcTGTAGTATAATTGGAGCTCATGCATGTAAAATCATGATAATTCAGTAATAAGCACCTCTCATAGCCTGCCTAAATTATACTATCTTCTTaattaaaatggattatttgaaCAATTTTATTAAGGCGTACGCCTCTGAGGAGTGCTACCTTTGGCCGAGCAATTGTATAGGGGCCCCGGAAAGCCATTCATGGTGTAGGCATCGGAGAGGTTCGGCGCTCCTCCAGTCTTCAAGGCCTGGCTTATGATGGTTTCTGTGTCGGCTTTCCACCATTCTCCTACAACATCCGAAAGCAAACATCGAAACTCAACTACCGAAATAACTTATCGCCGATTCTCGGATCAATCCGATCTATTCTCAATCTCCCTAGTAACGAGTTATTGTATCGGCTTACCGAAAACAATGGGGACTTCTTTGAAAGGCTGGGGAAAAGGGTAGGAAGCGTGTTTCTTTGGGAGGATCACGATCGGGCCATACAGAGTCGCCCTGAGCCATGATATGTGGGCATGCCAAAACAATGTTCCTCTTTGGCCGGTCACGGTGAAATTGTAGACATAGGTTTGGCCGGTTTGAATCGGGCACTGCGTGATGTATGCCGGTCCGTCAGCCCACCCGCTTCTGAGTTGTCGGACTCCATGCCTGTCGATGGATAAGGCAACTCCTTAAACGTGGAATCGGATAATATACTCACTAACCTCGCAAACGCAATGCTAATGATCAAGATATCAGCAACCGCTAAAAATTTATCTCACCCGGTTCATTATATTAGTGGTTATTTTATGGACTCGCAATTTACCTTTCTAACGTGGCCTTTCTTTATTGAAAacctcaaaaaaagaaataaaagaattaagagGAATTGTAAAGATGGAGCTGCTGATTTTGCGTACCAGTGGATTGTGACATTGTACTGGACATTGTTAACGACTTTGATTAGGAGCCGGTCGCCTTCTCTAGCGATGATTCGAGGCCCCGGGAGCTGGCCATTGACCGTGACAATGCTCTTCGTCTGGCACAACCTCGTCACATTCTGCATCTTGATCTGTACCATAAACTTACATCAACTTCACCATAACTTAATTAAAGCTTTAGAGACTTATCCATGAAAAACCTTTGCTTACATCAAACTTGTAATGCCTGGTGACACCTCCGTGCTTCGCCTGAGCAAGAGCCGGCAAGAACACGAGAGCGCACAGTGTGAAGAAGGCGGCTCTCATCAGAATCATTCGCGACGAAACCGAGGCACCAGCAGCAGTAGCGGAGCCCATTTTGCGCTCCTCGTCTTCCTCGAAATCAGATGTTACTTGGCGCAAGTGATGATGGAGACTGAGACAGGATGAGATGGTGTTTCTTGGATGCGATGCTCCAAGATAGGACAAGCCTCGAGGTTTTTATACGGAGGGAGCGAATGAGAAACGGTGGTTCGTTGATTAGGTGATTAGGACCAAGATCACATCTTCAACCATCAACCCGATAGGCGATGGTTCTGGGGGCTGAACCAAGAGCTACATCTGGCTACTGCAGTTCAAGTTTTGTTTTCGAGTTTGGTTGACGTTAGTGATGTTTagttaaatttcattttcccttATGACGGCGTATAATGTGTCTGTCCTAATGATGACCGGTGGATTTCTtcgcttttcttatttttttctctttttcccttgacATTTATTATGTCATGGTCAAATAATATCAAGAATCACCCATCAGATTCGTTAGAATAAGTGGTGAGTCGTCGTAAGGAATTTCCAGGAGCAGGTGAACAAATTTGCTATTGGGGAAATAGcatgaaaacaaaacaatataACCTGAATAATGAGGAAAATATAGTCATTCAGTTAATATTTGTCAGAAATCGCTACTATAGCGGTTTAGCCATCGTTAGTCATTCTACGTGGCGCATCGCTACGTCAACAATTCCGATTAATATTGACTGACGGATTATATTGGAATATTGcataaaagtttatgattaagttaggattaaaattttttacttgAATTGATATCTAGTCAATTAGTTTAGGACTCATTACATTAACTCACCACTGAAAATGCAGTTCTTCAAGGACGAGGGTTCAAAAACCTAAATCTGGAATGATAAATGGGTAAACCATGGAAGCCAATCCCCAAAATGTCAGAAATCACTTTTTAGGGTAATTTGTCAAGGTAAAAAGGAGAACTTTTGATTAGCTTGATTTACATAAAGTAAAAAGGTTGATTGAAATGAATTGGTAAATCAGCGTGGTTGTGTGGTAGCCGTCAGCCTCCAACCACGAAGGCTTGTTGATGAAGTCTTAGCAGAATCAGAAAGTGGAGGTGGAGGGCGTTGCGACTTGCCAGTACATCTTGGTAATTGTCGGTTGTTCCTTAATGCGTAGAGCAACGACAGTTGATGCGACCGGCCTTGTCGACTTTTGTTTGAGTGGGGGATGAGTTTGTCCTTTTCCAGCTGCCCATCAGTGGTGCCCTTATCATATTGat
The window above is part of the Eucalyptus grandis isolate ANBG69807.140 chromosome 6, ASM1654582v1, whole genome shotgun sequence genome. Proteins encoded here:
- the LOC104426455 gene encoding laccase-17, which gives rise to MGSATAAGASVSSRMILMRAAFFTLCALVFLPALAQAKHGGVTRHYKFDIKMQNVTRLCQTKSIVTVNGQLPGPRIIAREGDRLLIKVVNNVQYNVTIHWHGVRQLRSGWADGPAYITQCPIQTGQTYVYNFTVTGQRGTLFWHAHISWLRATLYGPIVILPKKHASYPFPQPFKEVPIVFGEWWKADTETIISQALKTGGAPNLSDAYTMNGFPGPLYNCSAKDTFKLKVKPGKTYLLRLINAVLNDELFFSIANHTLTIVETDAVYVKPFKTHTVLITPGQTTNVLLRAKSKAPNVTFVMAARPYATGPGAFDNTTVTGFLEYAKPSSPSKPKASKLPILKPTLPKFNDTAFAMKFAQKLRSLNTARFPAKVPQTVDKKFFFTVGLGVNPCPKNQTCQGPNNTMFAASINNVSFVMPSTALLQAHFFKQSNGVYTTDFPTKPPFKFNYTGTPPSNMLVTSGTKVVVLPFNTTVELVMQDTSIIGAESHPLHLHGFNFFVVGQGFGNFKPKRDPKNFNLVDPVERNTVGVPSGGWVAIRFLADNPGVWFMHCHLEVHTSWGLKMAWVVMDGKGRKQKLPPPPADLPKC